Part of the Flavobacterium okayamense genome, TTACCTATTTTATCTCCTTCAGCTACTACAACTAAACTAGAAGATTTACCTGAATTTTTACTTCTTTCTAAAGATTCTAATAATCGTTCTAGACCTAAATCTTCTTCAGGAATTAATATTTCTTCTGCTCCAGCTCCAATTCCAGCATTTAAAGCAATGTGTCCAGCATCTCTTCCCATTACTTCAACAAAAAATAAACGGTTATGTGAACTAGCGGTATCTCTAATTTTATCGATTGCCTCAACAACTGTATTTAAAGCAGTATCATACCCTAAAGTGTGACTTGTACCATAAATATCATTATCGATTGTACCTGGAATTCCCATAACTGGAATGCCAAATTCTCTATTAAAAATTTCAGCCCCCGTAAAAGAACCATCTCCTCCAATAACAACAAGAGCATTTACTCCTTTATTTTTTAAATTTTGAAAAGCCTTTTCTCGACCTTCTTTTGTGCGAAACTCATTTGATCTTGCTGATTTTAAAATAGTCCCACCTTTATTGATAATATCTTTAACAGATCGAGCACCCATTTCTTTGAAATCATTTTCAATCATCCCTTGGTATCCTCTGTAAACACCAATACATTCAACATTATGAAAAGCACAAGTTCTTACTACTGAACGAATTGCAGCATTCATTCCTGGAGAATCTCCACCTGATGTTAAAACTGCTATTTTTGATATTTTTTCAGTCATTTTTATTATTTATATGTAAATTTAATAAAGGAATTTTAATAAATTATAAGTTTTTGTAGGGATAAATTAAATTTTATTCGATTCAAACGTTTTCGTTGATAACTTTTTTGCAAAAAAAATAATTCTACTCTATTTCTGGTACTTTTTGCACTTCTTCTTCTTTAGCATCAGAAGACTTTTTAACCTTACGTTCGTTAATAAAATTTATATAATCTGGAGAAAATTCAGAATCTGGAGTTTGATCCGATTGATTATCGTTTTCTTCTTTCTTTTTCTTTTGTTTTGCAAATACGTTTTGAATCAATTCTTTAAAAGTATCAAAATCAACTGTATAGGTAATTCCTAAACCTTGTGTATATCCAATACCATTACCTATGTAATTAATATCATTTTCTCTATTAAAGACATGGGCTTTTAAAGTACCTTCATCATTCAACTGCATTTGAATCTCAACATTACCAACCAAAACAGATTCGGTAACACCTCCTACAGGAACTCCTACTTTACCATTGATTGATATTTTATCATTGATTTGTGTTGCCAAAGTGACACCTACTCTATCTGAAATTTGATTTAATCTATCGCCTTGACTGTAATCTACACCTAGTTGAAGTTTACTATCTTCATCTGAGAAAATATCACTAAATAAAGAACTTGCTCTTTCAAATAGAGGTCCATAAGCTGCATTACCCGCATTTTCAGGTGTCATAAAGGAACCAGTTGATAATAAAGCTAAAGCTTGAGTTTGACGTTTGTCTTTATTTTGTAATTGATAATCAATTTCACTTTTCATTACAGAACTTACATTCGGAAAATCAATATTGAAATCGGGTTCAGGATTACTTAAGTTACCATTAATCAAAATTGACACATTAGTATCTACTTTTCGGTTAAAGGAAGCACTCTCAAGTAAAACTCCTGGATTAGCTTGAGTATTGTAAACCGCTTCTAAATTCAAAATAGCATTCATTGGTTCTCCTTCCCAACGAATTGTACCACCTCTTTTAACGATAAACTTTTTATCAATTAATCCTCCATATTTGAATCTGTAATCTCCTTCTTCAACGATAAAGTCACCATACATTAAAAACTTTCCTAAAGTGTTTATTTCCATTTTCATAGAACCATACCCACGACCTTTCATGGCGTGACCAGAGTTTCTATCTAAGATTACTTCAATTTCTGCATCTGTATCTATATCAAAATCAAAATCTAATTCAATTCCTTTGTATTTGTTGTCAAGAGTGACTATACCTCTATCTTTATTATACTTTTCTTGGTAAGAAATAAAATTTATAAAAGAATTATCGCCTATTTCTTCAGCATCACTTACAGGTATTTTTATTGAAGTTCCTTTTTCAGATTCACCAGCTACTTTTACTACCAAGGCATTTGTTGGTCCTTTAATAGAAGCGTTACCATTTAAAAAAGCTGTTCCATAATAGTAAACGTCATCATCATCCTTTGTATCTAAGGCTAAAATGTTATTAGATTTTACCTCTAAATCTATTTCCCAATTATCAAAAGCTTCATGTCGAACATTTCCGTTCAAAATACCAGATGTATTATATTTACTATCTGTTACTTTAATATTTCTAAATAAAAATTGGTGTTCAGTAACATCAACTATAGCATCTTTTTCAAAATCGTAATCTGTGTTTAAATAAGGTATTGTTAAACCCGATTTATCAAGATAAAGTCTACCATCAATTTCAGGGCTCGTAATGCTTCCTTTTATGGTAGCTCTTCCAGTAGCTTCTCCTCTTACATTTGAAACTATATCAGTAAGTAAAGGCCCAAATGGTGCTAATTGAAATTCATCTAAACCAGCAATTAAATCCAAGTTGGTTTGATTATTTATAAAACCAACATCTCCATTCAAATAAAAGGATTCATTTCCATCTTGTTCAATTGATGAATTGACTTTAAATTTACTAAAGGCATCATTTCCTTCAATATTTAAAGCAAAATTACCAATCGGGTATTTGTTTATTTTTAAACTGTCGATAGTAAGATTAGATTGCGGTTTGTATATTTCTTTATTTTGCTTTAAAGAAGCAAATCCATTTAACTTACCATTAAAGTGTAGACTATCAACGGCTGGAATTATTTTTTCTAAATCTACATCGTGAAAACTTAGATTTAAATCTTTATAAGTTGAATCTTTTAAAGCACCAAAGAAACTCATTTTTTGATCTTTATGAGATAAACTTATCTTTTCAAAATTAAATTCTTTTAAATCCTTTGTAAATACTATTTTATTATCCTTAGATTCTTTTTCATTAATAAACCATAAATAATCTCTAAGTTTAACTTCAGATTTTTTAAACCCTACGATAGACTTTTTAGTACTATCTATAGTATGATATAAGTTTAATGAATATTGATCTTGATTTTTACTTCCACCATTAAACTCCGTTCTCACAAATAATGTGTCATTTAGAGTTAAATTAATTAAATTAAAATCTGAAATTTTATATCGATTAAATCGTAAACTATCCATAACAACATAAGTGTTGTATAAAGGGTTTTTATTATCGATATCTATTTTAACATTGTCAAATTTTCCATTAAAAGCAAGAATATTTGGCGATGAAAAATCCAATTCAAACTTACCTAAATCAGCATTAATCTTACCTTTGATTTTAGTGTTTTCGGCAATAGATACATTTGGAACAAAAATTTCTATAATCTTATTATGTATGGTAAAATTAAAATCTAAAAACTGTCCATTCTCTAATTCATTAGGTGTATAATTAGCATATAAACTTCCAACCGCATTTTCAACTATATCTGAAAGCTGATTAATTTTATACTTACCAACCACTGTTCCAGTTACAATATCAGGTGAATTAACGAAAATAGTTCTAACCATATTTTCGTCGAAAGAAGAGTTTATATTGAAATCAGTAAAGAAATACTGTTTTTTATTATTCTGATAGGAAACATTTTTCAAATTTAAAACGCCTTCTAAATCATCAAAAGAATTTCCTTTAGCATTCATGCTTATATTTCCCTTAAAAATAGAAATAGAATCATTTTTATTGAAGTTTAATACCGCTAAATCTGCATAATCAATATACGAATTAAAGTCGTAGGTTTTAATCTTTGAACTTAAATCTAAAAGACCTTTAAAGTCCATGCGAAGATTCGGATCGTTACTATTTAAATAACCTTTAAAATAAGGCATTTTCATAGTTCCGTCGATCTCTATATTGGTATAATTATAATTATTAAAAAATATTTTTTGAACTTTTCCTTTAACTGCAGTGTTTAAAAATTTTTGTGTAAACCCTTGACCATCAACATCTACTTGAGCAGTAACCTTACCAAAGTTATTGTCATTTAATAGAACTCCTACATTGAAATCTTTTAAATCTAATTCTCCTTGATACGTTGCATTGTCAATATTTCCTAAATCTTGAATAGATAAATCAGCATCAACAATTCCTAAATTAGAAACAACAAAAATATCTGAGTTAATATATTCATCTGTTAACTCAACATCACCACTCAAATTAACTGTACCTAATTTTTCAAGTGAAGTAGGAAGGTTTTCGCCTAAAATTCTTGGTAAAATACTTCCCAAATCATTATAGGTTGAAGTTACTCTATCAAAATTTCCAGTTATATAAAAAGATTCGTCTTTTTTAAATAAATTTTTAAAAGTAATGTTTCCAATTATCTCTGATTGGTTTTTATCCAAAAGTTTAAGATTGTGTGTAGTGAAATTATTTAAAGTACCTTTTAAATTAGTATTTAGATAAAATACATTGTCTTTACCAAATTCATCATAGAAGTAATTTAAATCATTAGAAGAAATTGAAATATTTTCTAATTGAGCATCCCAATTAACTTTGTTATTGAAATCTGAAAAATCTTCGCGCTTATATAAAAGCTCTACTCTACCTTTTACATGAGATTCTTTAGAAACAGCATCAAGATTTTCAAGTAAAATATTTTTCTTAGTATACGTAAAATTTGAAGTAAGTTTTTGAACATCTAAACCTCGGTGATCATGAAAACTAAGTCTTTCGATGTAAGTATTTACATCGGGTCCTTTTATAAAAAAATCGTTAAGTTTCCCGTTAAGATTTGTAAAATCTAATAATTTTGGATTGTTTAGATTTTCATCAATATATCTAAACCTACTATCAAATACATCAAAGGTAGTTACCTTCATTCTAAACTTCCCAGATGAAGGACTTCCATCATCAAAAGCAGCTACAAATTTATCTAGATTAGTTTCACCTTCTCCCTTATATTCTTGCAATTTTGCATCTAAACCGTGAATAGTAACATCGCCTAAATAAGGATGACCGTCTTTATACAGTGCTTTAAGATTTAGAATTGAAGTGTTCAATTTCTGAATGTAAAAAAGCGTGTCTTTATGATGATCCCTAATTAAAACATCACCTAATTTTACTGTACCAAATGGAGATATTGCAATCTTATCAATAGTCAGATCCGTACCAAACTCTTCATTTAAATTATCTGTAGCTATTCTACCAAGTTTAGTTTGAACAAATGGTAACGATAATATGATAGCCATAAAAAGTAAAAACAGCAATAGAATAATCACTGTTCTGATAAATATTTTCTTTATTTTTTTGATAGTGCTAATATTTCGTAAATTTGCTCTTGATTATTTGTAATCACAATTAACAAAAATAAGGATTTTTGTAAGATTATTACAACTGTTAGCACGCAATTTTCGTGCCTTTTTTTTATGAAAGAGAATAAAATTTACACTTTAGCAATTGAAAGTTCGTGTGATGATACTTCAGCAGCCATTTTATGCAACGATAAAGTATTATCAAATATTGTAGCAAGACAAGCTATACATGAAGAATATGGTGGTGTTGTACCCGAATTAGCTTCTCGTGCTCATCAACAAAATATTGTTCCTGTTGTAGACGTTGCCATTAAAAAAGCTGGAATTTCAAAAGAAGATCTTAACTGTATTGCTTTTACGCAAGGTCCAGGATTAATGGGGTCGTTATTGGTAGGCGGTTCTTTTGCTAAGTCATTGAGTATGGCCTTAGATATTCCACTTGTAGCTGTAAATCACATGAAAGCTCATATTTTAGCACATTTTATTGATGAAGAAGGTTTTGACAAACCTACTTTTCCTTTCTTGGCTTTAACTATAAGTGGCGGACATACACAAATTGTTAAAGTCAATAGTTTTTTCGATTTAGAAATTATTGGAGAAACTACAGATGATGCTGTTGGTGAAGCGTTTGATAAATCGGCTAAAATATTAGGTCTTCCCTATCCTGGCGGACCATTAATTGATAAATACGCACAAGAAGGAAATCCGAAAGCTTTTCAGTTTACAAAACCCAAAGTAGATGGTTTAAACTTCAGTTTCAGTGGATTAAAAACGCAGATTTTATATTTTATTCAGAAGAATGTAAAAGAAAACTCTAATTTTATTGAGGAAAATAAGGCGGATATTTGTGCTTCTATTCAGCATACCATTATTCAAATTTTAATGGATAAATTAAAGTTAGCCGTAAAGGAAACTGGAATTAATCAAATAGCAATTGGTGGTGGAGTTTCTGCAAACTCAGGAATTCGTAAAACATTAAAAGAAGCTGAATCAAAATATGGTTGGAAAACCTATATTCCAAAATTTGAATATACAACAGACAACGCAGCAATGATAGGAATCGTTGGTTATTATAATTTTTTAGAAAATAATTTCAGCACAAACAATGTTGTTTCAAAAGCACGAATTAAATTCTAAATTCGTAATTATAAATTCGTAATTTTCACATGCAATTATTCTATAATTCTGAAATAAAAAACACCGATTCTTCTTTCGTTTTCGACAAAGAAGAAAGCAAGCATATAGTTAAAGTTTTACGTAAAAAAGAAAGTGATAAAATATTTATAACAAATGGATTAGGTTTTTTATTTATTTCAGAAATAAGTTTAGCTTCTGACAAAAAATGTGAAGTTAAAATCTTAGAAATTCAAAAATTTGAAAAACCAAAATACAACCTTCATATTGCGGTTGCTCCAACAAAAATGAACGACCGATTCGAATGGTTTTTAGAAAAAGCAACTGAAATTGGTATTCAAGAAATCACACCTATTATATGTGAACATTCTGAACGAAAAGTGTATAAAATTGATAGAGCTGAGAAGATAATTCAATCAGCGATGAAACAATCCAATCAGTTTTATTTGCCTAAAATAAATGAACCCGTTTCATTTAAAGAATTTATTGCAAATACAAATTGCGAGAATAAATTTATTGCGCATTGTGTTGAAACTGAACGCAAAGAATTGAAAGAAAGTGTGAAACCAGGTGGAAATTACGTAATTTTGATTGGTCCCGAAGGTGATTTTTCTGAAAATGAAATTGAATTAGCTTTAGCAAATAATTACAAAGCGGTTTTATTAGGAAATACACGTCTTCGTACAGAAACTGCAGCTTTAGTAGCTTGTCATACAGTTGCTTTAATTAATGAATAAATGAGAAGAATATATATTTTATTTCTGATTTCTTCTTTCTTTGGATTTTCCCAAGAAATAGCGCTATTAAAATACTCTGGTGGTGGCGATTGGTATGCAAATCCTACATCTTTGCCTAATTTAATTCAGTTTTGCAATCAAAATATTAATACAAATATTAATTCAAAACCTGCAACAGTTTCTGCAGAGAGCAATGAACTTACTTCCTACCCTTTTGTACACATGACAGGACATGGAAATGTTGTTTTTAGCCCAAATGAAGTAATTAACCTTAGAAATTACTTACTTTCTGGTGGTTTTTTACATATTGACGATAATTATGGTATGGATGAATACATTAGAAAAGAAATAAAAAAACTCTTTCCAAACCAAGATTTAGTTGAAATTCCGCAAAATCATCAAATTTTTCAAAAACCCTATAATTTTCCGGATGGTTTGCCAAAAATTCACGAACATGACAAAAGTAGACCTCAAGCTTTTGGAATCTTTATTGAAAATCGATTGGTTATACTCTATACTTTTGAATGTGATTTAGGCGATGGCTGGGAAGACAAAGAAGTTCATAAGGATCCAGCGGATGTTCGTTTAAAAGCTTTACAAATGGGAGCTAATATTTTAAATTACGTTTTCAACAATTAATTTTGGAACAATTAGATCACTTCACTACAGAATTTCAGGCTCGCAAATTTCCAATAACAGTTATTTGTGATGAAGTCTATTTTCAACAAAACATTGGAAGTATTTTTAGAGTATGTGAAGCTTTTGGTGTAGAAAAAATCATTTTTACAGGTAAAAATTTTATACTTTCAGAAAGAAAAGTCAATAAAACATCTAGAAATACACATAAAATTGTTCCGTACGAAATCTATTTAAACAAAGAAGAACTTCTATCTTATTTGCAAAACTCTAATGCTGAGATAATTGCACTTGAAATAACTTCTAAAAGCAAACCGATTGAGAATGTTCAACTCAATTCAAAACCTATTATTTTAATTATTGGAAGTGAAATTTATGGTGTTTCAAAAGAATTACTTTCAGTTTGCAATCAATCGGTACACATTCAAATGTTTGGAAAAAACAGTAGCATGAATGTAGTACAATCGCTTGGAATTTCTTTATATGAATTAACTAAAATCCTGAATAAATAATATTTTTTTAACAAATTTGTTAAAAAAGTTTGTTTTGTAACAAATTTATTATTAGAATTGTGTACTGCTGTTAACCAAAATTTTATAACCAATTAATTATTTTAATTATGAAAAAAATTTTGTTAGCGGTCTCTATCTTGACCTTGGTGTTTTCATGTTCAAAAGAAGAAAACACAAATCCTGAAAATTCTCAAGCTAATACATTAGCCAAAGAAAGGCATTGCGCTTCTCATGATGTTTTAGAAATGCAATTAAAAGAAGATCCTGGGTTTGCACAAAAAATCGCAGACATTGAAAGTTTTACTGAAAATGCAATTCTTCAAGGTAAAGCTGCAAATATGGGTACAATAACAATTCCTGTTGTTGTAAATGTTTTGTATAGAACTTCTTCTGAAAATATTTCTCAATCTCAAATTCAATCTCAGATAGATGCTTTAAACAAAGATTTTAATGCTGCAAATAATGATTTCAATCAAGTTCCAGCTATATTTTCGGGAGTTAAAGCTAATGTAGGCGTTACATTTGTTTTAGATGCTGTTAAAAGAAAGCAAACAAGCAAATCATCTTGGGGTACTCGTGATGCTATGAAAAAAACAAAGCGTGGAGGTATAAATCCAACTTCACCTAATACAAAATTGAATATTTGGGTTTGTACTATTGGTGGTGGAATCTTGGGTTATGCGCAATTTCCAGGAGGAAGTTCTTCTACTGATGGTGTAGTAATAGATTCTAGATATTTTGGAACAACTGGAACTGCAACAGCTCCTTTTAATAAAGGTAGAACAGCAACTCATGAAGTGGGCCACTGGATGAATTTAAGACATATTTGGGGTGATACAAATTGTGGAAATGATTTTGTTATTGATACCCCTACACATAATACAGCTAATTATGGTTGCCCTTCTTATCCTCATTATTCAACTTGTTCTGGAAATCCAGTTGAAATGACAATGAATTATATGGATTATACTGACGATGCTTGTATGTACATGTTTAGTGAAGGTCAAAAAAATAGAATGCTTGCAGTTTTTGCACCAGGCGGACCAAGAGCTTCCTTTAATTAATAAAGTTTATTCTTAATAAAACTCGCTTATTCAAGCGAGTTTTTTATTTTTGTGTATGACATCTAAAGAACTTTCAAACGGACTTTTAAGAACTATTGCAATTTTATCAGCAATTGCTTTAGTTTTTTTCTTAATCTACAAACTGTCTTCTATTATAGTTTACCTAATAGTTTCAGTTCTTTTTACTCTTTTAGGTAATCCAATTGTTCGATTTTTAGAAACTAAATTAAAGTTTAAAAACACGCTTGCTGTTGTTACAACTTTAATTCTTTCTATATTATTAATTACTGGAATTGTAATGCTTTTTGTTCCGTTAATTCTTTCTCAAGGAGAAAATTTATCGCTTTTAGATGTTGATAAAATGGAACAAAATTATAATGAGTTAGTAGAGTCGTTAGATGGATTTTTGATTGGTCATGGATATAACTTATCCTCTATTCTATCCGATTCAAATTTATTTTCACATTTAAATTTAAATTTCATTCCCAATATTTTCGGCTCTATTGTAAATATAATTGGTAATTTCGGAATGGGTTTAGCTTCGGTTTTATTTATTTCTTTTTTCTTTTTAAAAGACAAAGAGATTTTATTCAACAATTTCCAATCAGTTTTACCTAAGAATCAAAAGGATAGAATTCTAAATTCAATTTCAAAAATCTCAAATCTTTTATCACGATATTTCGGAGCATTATTAGCGCAATTAAGTATTATCATGATTTTGTACTTAATTCTGTTTTTAATTTTCGGAGTTGAAAATGCTTTTATAATAGCACTACTTTGCGCTATTTTAAATGTAATTCCATATTTAGGTCCGCTTTTAGGAATGATTGTCGCCTTAACGCTAATTTTATTAAGCGGAATTGGACTTGAAAATTTTTCCGATATTCTTCCTAAAACAATTTACGTTTTCATAGGAATGGTAGTTGTTCAGTTAATCGACAACAATTTTACCCAACCTATTTTGTTTTCAAAAAGTACAAAATCTTCTCCATTAGAAATTTTCTTGGTTATTTTAGCATCGGGAACGCTTTTTGGTGTTGTTGGAATGATTGTAGCCGTACCAACTTATACAGCAATTAAAGTAATAGCTAAAGAATTTTTACCAAACAATAAAATCGTTAAAACGTTAACAAAAGAAATATAATGGACCATTTACTTTTGTTAAAAAACGAAGTTCAAGATTTTATCAATGCCAATTTAAATTCGAATATATTAGAATTAGCATTGAAAAAAAATCCTTTATCTGATATTCCTTATTCATTATTAATAGAACAAATTGCCGCAAAACAAAAGGCTAAAATTAAATTACCAACATGGTTTACTACTGAAAATATAATTTATCCTTCTAAAGTTTCTGTTGAACAGACTTCCTCAGAAAAAACAGCAGCATACAAAGCTTCATTGGTTAGCGGAAATTCGTTAATTGATTTATCTGGCGGATTTGGTATTGATGATTATTATTTTGCTAAAAACTTTCAAAATGTAATGCATTGTGAAATAAACGAAGATTTATCTCAAATAGTTGCTCATAATTACAAACAACTAAATGTTTCTAATATTGAATGTTTTGCAGGAAATAGTTCGGAAATTCTAAAAGAAATAAATCAAAAGTTCGATTGTATTTACATTGATCCTTCACGAAGAAACGATGCAAAAGGAAAGGTTTTTATGCTCAAAGATTGCGAACCAAATGTTCCTGAACTTTTAGATTTTTATTTTACTTTTTCTAATAAAATAATCATAAAAACTGCTCCAATACTTGATATTCAAGCGGGTTTAAGCGAACTGAAATTTGTCAAAAACATTCATATTGTAGCTTTAGAGAACGAGGTAAAAGAATTGCTTTGGGAAATTGAAAGAGACTTTACCAGTGAAATTTCAATTGTTACTATAAACATTGAAAAAGATACTATTCAACGATCAAAAATTTTAATTAGCGACGACAAGCATTCAAAATATTCATTGCCACAAAATTATTTATACGAACCAAATGCTTCCCTTCTTAAATCAGGTAAATTTGAAAGTATTGGTACTTTATTCAAAATAAACAAGTTACACCAACATTCCCATTTATATACTTCTGAAAATTTAGAAGGTTTTCAAGGTAGAAAATTCAAAATAATCAATTGTCTTCCTTTTGATAAAGAAGTAGGAAAAAAATACCTTTTAAAACAGAAAATGAATGTTGCTACGCGAAATTTTCCGTTAAAACCAGAAGACATTAAAAAGAAATTTAAAATTACCGATGGTGGAACAGTTTTTGCTTTCTTTACTACAAATTTAGATAATCAAAAAATAGTTTTACTTTGCGAAAAAATTTAATCATGAAATTCATCTACATACTTTTACTTTTCCCTTTATTCTCATTAGCTCAAATCAATTGTAAATATGACATTGAAGAAAAAACAGATTCTACGTATTTAAAAGTTTTACCCGAAAAAGTAATGTATGAAAGAGTTTTTGGTGATTCTAAAGAATTTATTCAATTTTCGCTAATTAACAATAATGGAATTCCAACACTTCACGTGCAATTAATAGAAAAAAGCAGTTTATTTCTTTCAGCTAAGTGTTTCGATTTAAATTCGAAAATCGTTTTACAATTAAATAATGGAAAATTTATAACGCTAAAATCTATCTCTGATAATACATGTTCTGTTTTTGGATATGATGAAAAAGAAAAAGCTAATTTTAGAATTTTAGACGGATACTTTGTTTTTACCAAAACCAATTATGAAGAATTGAAGTCCTCTCCTATTTCGGTTATGCGTTTACAATATGTAGGCGATAAAAAAGATTATAATATAAAGTCTGATTTGGCTTCTGAAATAACAAAATTGAATTATGCACCAAGTTATTATTTTATCGATTACTTGAAGTGTGTGGAGTAAATTTATATGGTAAATATGCTTAATAAAAATAGAAATATACTTGTCGATATTAAAGATTCCAAAATACTTTTTTTAACAGGAGGAAAATCAATAGTTTCTTCAATGTCTGAAGTTATTACTCATAAGGATAATATTTTAAAAATTCAATTTTCTTCTGCCCCAGATAATATTTTATTAAAAGAAGTTTCATTACTTATTAAAAAAAATCCTCATATTAATTTGAGATTCTATGGTAATTATTCAGAAGATCAAATAAAATGGGAATTTTTGAGCGAAATTGAAGGGTTAAATATTGACTTATGGGAAACTAAAAATTTAAATGAAATTAAAAATTTAAAGAATTTAAAAAGGTTAGGAATTACAAAAAACGTAAAATCTTCAGTATCATTAAAAATTATTGAAAACCTTAAAGAATTAGAAATACTTTTCACTTCTATATCTAAAGATATCGAAGCGATAGGAGATTTAAAAAAAATAAATCTTCTAAGTCTTAGTGAAATTAAAACTAATGATTTGAGCTTTTTATCTAATAATATAAATTTATCTAAACTTTTTATTTCACTAGGCTCTATAAAAGATATAAGTGGAATTTCAAAGCTTAAAAACTTAAATACTTTATCAATTCACCAATTAAAACAATTTGATGAAAATGCGGCA contains:
- a CDS encoding zinc metalloprotease, producing the protein MKKILLAVSILTLVFSCSKEENTNPENSQANTLAKERHCASHDVLEMQLKEDPGFAQKIADIESFTENAILQGKAANMGTITIPVVVNVLYRTSSENISQSQIQSQIDALNKDFNAANNDFNQVPAIFSGVKANVGVTFVLDAVKRKQTSKSSWGTRDAMKKTKRGGINPTSPNTKLNIWVCTIGGGILGYAQFPGGSSSTDGVVIDSRYFGTTGTATAPFNKGRTATHEVGHWMNLRHIWGDTNCGNDFVIDTPTHNTANYGCPSYPHYSTCSGNPVEMTMNYMDYTDDACMYMFSEGQKNRMLAVFAPGGPRASFN
- a CDS encoding AI-2E family transporter, with protein sequence MTSKELSNGLLRTIAILSAIALVFFLIYKLSSIIVYLIVSVLFTLLGNPIVRFLETKLKFKNTLAVVTTLILSILLITGIVMLFVPLILSQGENLSLLDVDKMEQNYNELVESLDGFLIGHGYNLSSILSDSNLFSHLNLNFIPNIFGSIVNIIGNFGMGLASVLFISFFFLKDKEILFNNFQSVLPKNQKDRILNSISKISNLLSRYFGALLAQLSIIMILYLILFLIFGVENAFIIALLCAILNVIPYLGPLLGMIVALTLILLSGIGLENFSDILPKTIYVFIGMVVVQLIDNNFTQPILFSKSTKSSPLEIFLVILASGTLFGVVGMIVAVPTYTAIKVIAKEFLPNNKIVKTLTKEI
- a CDS encoding class I SAM-dependent methyltransferase, translated to MDHLLLLKNEVQDFINANLNSNILELALKKNPLSDIPYSLLIEQIAAKQKAKIKLPTWFTTENIIYPSKVSVEQTSSEKTAAYKASLVSGNSLIDLSGGFGIDDYYFAKNFQNVMHCEINEDLSQIVAHNYKQLNVSNIECFAGNSSEILKEINQKFDCIYIDPSRRNDAKGKVFMLKDCEPNVPELLDFYFTFSNKIIIKTAPILDIQAGLSELKFVKNIHIVALENEVKELLWEIERDFTSEISIVTINIEKDTIQRSKILISDDKHSKYSLPQNYLYEPNASLLKSGKFESIGTLFKINKLHQHSHLYTSENLEGFQGRKFKIINCLPFDKEVGKKYLLKQKMNVATRNFPLKPEDIKKKFKITDGGTVFAFFTTNLDNQKIVLLCEKI